A region from the Enterobacteriaceae endosymbiont of Donacia clavipes genome encodes:
- the hisC gene encoding histidinol-phosphate transaminase, translating into MTVRKNFINNNLLNIKKNINNIVRKNIINLKPYRSARSLYNNNINNDSILLNANESPIISLFSLNKKIFNKYPEPQSQELINFYSKYINLNSQNILITRGADEGIDIIMRTFCNPKKEKILFCPPTYDMYRVNAEILNIKYIMINSLDNWELNINIIKQNLYNVKIIFICHPNNPTGNCIDKKNIIKLLKLVHNNIIIVIDEAYIEFCINKTLINLINKYNNLIILRTLSKAFGLAGLRCGFVLTNKKIINVLQKVIAPYPIPDPVINIAKQALYPKNLIIMKKNVEKIIENKKWLINNLKKYKIIKKIFYSETNFILIKFYNSHYIFEELYKNKIIVRNQDHEKRLNNCLRITIGTFYECKKLLFELKKLLH; encoded by the coding sequence ATTACCGTAAGAAAAAATTTTATTAATAATAATTTATTAAATATAAAAAAAAATATAAATAATATAGTTAGAAAAAATATTATTAATCTTAAACCATATCGATCAGCAAGATCATTATATAATAATAATATTAATAATGATTCAATTTTATTAAATGCTAATGAATCTCCTATTATTTCTCTTTTTTCTTTAAATAAAAAAATATTTAACAAATATCCAGAACCACAATCTCAAGAATTAATTAATTTTTATAGTAAATATATAAATTTAAATTCTCAAAATATTTTAATTACTAGAGGAGCAGATGAAGGTATAGATATAATTATGCGTACTTTTTGTAATCCTAAAAAAGAAAAAATTTTATTTTGTCCTCCAACATATGATATGTATCGTGTTAATGCTGAAATATTAAATATTAAATATATTATGATTAATAGTTTAGATAATTGGGAATTGAATATAAATATTATTAAACAAAATCTTTATAATGTTAAAATAATATTTATTTGTCATCCGAATAATCCTACAGGTAATTGTATAGATAAAAAAAATATAATAAAACTTTTAAAGTTAGTACATAATAATATTATTATTGTTATTGATGAAGCATATATTGAATTTTGTATAAATAAAACTCTAATTAATTTAATAAATAAATATAATAATTTAATTATATTAAGAACTTTATCAAAAGCATTTGGATTAGCTGGTTTACGTTGTGGTTTTGTATTAACTAATAAAAAAATTATCAATGTTTTACAAAAAGTTATAGCTCCTTATCCAATACCAGATCCTGTAATAAATATAGCAAAACAAGCTTTATATCCTAAAAATTTAATTATTATGAAAAAAAATGTAGAAAAAATTATCGAAAATAAAAAATGGTTAATTAATAATTTAAAAAAATATAAAATTATAAAAAAAATATTTTATAGTGAAACAAATTTTATTTTAATTAAATTTTATAATTCTCATTATATTTTTGAAGAATTATATAAAAATAAAATAATTGTTAGAAATCAAGATCATGAAAAAAGATTAAATAATTGTTTAAGAATTACAATAGGAACATTTTACGAATGTAAAAAATTACTTTTTGAATTAAAAAAATTATTACATTAA
- the fbaA gene encoding class II fructose-bisphosphate aldolase: MPKILNYIKPGVVVGNDVQTIFKIAKKHNFALPAINCIGTDSINAVLETAAKVKSPVIIQFSNAGSAFIAGKGLQIINTKLASIIGAISGAKHVHQTAKYYGIPVILHTDHCPKDKLSWIDNLLNENEKYFLKYKKPLFSSHMIDLSTESVIDNIKICSQYFKRMSKMNMTLEIELGCTGGEEDGINNSNLIKKLLYTDPYDVNYAYEKLRLISSQFIIAASFGNVHGVYQKGNVKLLPKILRDSQNFICKKYNLTKNPINFVFHGGSGSSLSEIKESIKYGVIKMNFDTDIQWATWEGILKYFKKNKKFLLKQLGNPNGLNKPNKEYYDPRSWIRASQISIKKKLEKIFKKLNAINTL, encoded by the coding sequence ATGCCCAAAATTTTAAATTATATAAAACCTGGTGTTGTTGTTGGTAATGATGTACAAACTATTTTTAAAATAGCAAAAAAACATAATTTTGCTTTACCAGCAATTAATTGTATTGGTACAGATTCTATTAATGCAGTTTTAGAAACTGCTGCTAAAGTAAAATCTCCAGTTATTATTCAATTTTCTAATGCAGGTTCTGCTTTTATTGCAGGAAAAGGATTACAAATTATTAATACTAAATTAGCTTCTATAATTGGAGCTATATCTGGAGCAAAACATGTTCATCAAACTGCTAAGTATTATGGTATACCAGTAATTTTACATACTGATCATTGTCCTAAAGATAAATTATCATGGATCGATAATTTATTAAATGAAAATGAAAAATATTTTCTAAAATATAAAAAACCTTTATTTTCATCTCATATGATAGATTTATCTACTGAATCAGTTATAGATAATATTAAAATATGTAGTCAATATTTTAAAAGAATGTCAAAAATGAATATGACATTAGAAATAGAATTAGGATGTACCGGGGGAGAAGAAGATGGAATAAATAATAGTAATTTAATTAAAAAATTATTATATACTGATCCATATGATGTTAATTATGCTTATGAAAAATTAAGATTAATTAGTTCTCAATTTATTATTGCAGCATCTTTTGGAAATGTACATGGAGTATACCAAAAAGGTAATGTAAAATTATTACCAAAAATTTTAAGAGATTCACAAAATTTTATTTGTAAAAAATATAATCTTACAAAAAATCCTATAAATTTTGTATTTCATGGTGGTTCTGGATCTTCATTATCTGAAATTAAAGAATCTATAAAATATGGTGTCATAAAAATGAATTTTGATACAGATATTCAATGGGCAACATGGGAAGGTATATTGAAATATTTCAAAAAAAATAAAAAATTTTTATTAAAACAGTTAGGTAATCCAAATGGTTTAAATAAACCTAATAAAGAATATTACGATCCAAGATCTTGGATCAGAGCATCTCAAATTTCAATAAAAAAAAAATTAGAAAAAATTTTTAAAAAATTAAATGCAATTAATACATTATAA
- the rnhA gene encoding ribonuclease HI produces MYKNINIFTDGSCIYNPGPGGCAAILQYNKYEKILTQGFFLTTNNRMELMASIIAFESLKESCKIYITTDSKYLKEGITKWIYNWKKFNWIRNNKKIVKNIDLWKRLDLALLKHNVNWNWIKGHSYHQMNNKCDKLARFSAKNPIKNDLGYITIKKTSIFK; encoded by the coding sequence ATGTATAAAAATATAAATATTTTTACAGATGGTTCTTGTATATATAATCCTGGTCCTGGAGGTTGCGCAGCTATTCTACAATATAATAAATACGAAAAAATTTTAACTCAAGGTTTTTTTTTAACTACTAATAATAGAATGGAATTAATGGCATCTATTATTGCATTTGAATCTTTAAAAGAAAGTTGTAAGATTTATATTACTACTGATAGTAAATATTTAAAAGAAGGTATTACAAAATGGATATATAATTGGAAAAAATTTAATTGGATACGTAATAATAAAAAAATAGTAAAAAATATTGATTTATGGAAAAGATTAGATTTAGCTTTATTAAAGCATAATGTTAATTGGAATTGGATAAAAGGACATTCATATCATCAAATGAATAATAAGTGTGATAAATTAGCTCGTTTTTCAGCAAAAAATCCTATAAAAAATGATTTAGGATATATAACAATAAAAAAAACAAGTATTTTTAAATAA
- the hisG gene encoding ATP phosphoribosyltransferase, which translates to MLDNNRLRIAMQKSGRLSNESSKLLKKCGLKINLNQQRLIAFTENMPIDILRVRDDDIPGLIMEEVVDLGIIGKNVLEEEVLTRLSKGENAKYLTLRKLDFGICRLSIAIPINKNYTGLQSLQNSCIATSYPNILKKYLDKHNIVFKSCMLNGSVELAPRVGLSDAICDLVSTGATLEANGIKEVKVIYNSQACLIQRCGKIKQIKQKLINKLLTRIKGVIKARESKYIMLHAPNKKLKEVIALLPGAENPTILPLVGDDKKVAMHMVSSETLFWETMERLKSLGVSSILVLPIEKIME; encoded by the coding sequence ATGCTAGATAATAATCGTTTACGAATAGCTATGCAAAAATCTGGTCGTTTAAGTAATGAATCTAGTAAATTATTAAAAAAATGTGGTCTTAAAATTAATTTAAATCAACAACGTTTAATAGCTTTTACGGAAAATATGCCAATTGATATATTAAGAGTACGTGATGATGATATTCCAGGATTAATAATGGAAGAAGTTGTTGATTTAGGAATTATTGGGAAAAATGTTTTAGAAGAAGAAGTTTTAACACGTTTATCTAAAGGTGAAAATGCAAAATATTTAACTTTACGTAAATTAGATTTTGGTATATGTAGATTATCAATAGCAATACCTATTAATAAAAATTATACAGGTTTACAATCTTTACAAAATTCTTGTATTGCAACATCTTATCCTAATATTTTAAAAAAATATCTTGATAAACATAATATTGTATTTAAATCTTGTATGTTAAATGGTTCTGTTGAATTAGCACCTAGAGTAGGTTTATCAGATGCTATTTGTGATTTAGTATCAACTGGGGCTACGTTAGAAGCAAATGGTATAAAAGAAGTAAAAGTTATTTACAATTCTCAAGCATGTTTAATACAACGATGTGGTAAAATTAAACAGATTAAACAAAAATTAATAAACAAATTATTAACTCGAATTAAAGGAGTTATAAAAGCTAGAGAATCAAAATATATAATGTTACATGCTCCTAATAAAAAATTAAAAGAAGTAATTGCATTATTACCAGGTGCTGAAAATCCTACTATTTTACCATTAGTTGGAGATGATAAAAAAGTAGCAATGCATATGGTTAGTAGTGAGACACTATTTTGGGAAACAATGGAAAGATTAAAATCATTAGGAGTAAGTTCTATTTTAGTTTTACCTATTGAAAAAATAATGGAGTAA
- a CDS encoding HisA/HisF-related TIM barrel protein — protein MIIPAIDLIKGQVVRLHQGKFNLKRKYLHKPSFYIEKYLKQGAKKIHLIDLDGAKNPNEKQTSLLKNLSKINPIPIQIGGGIRTKKDIDLILNLIPKAQIILGSSIIQNFNNVKKWFKLYNPYSLILALDIKFDINNKKIIFINGWQNKSNVIFEDIIEKFLDLGLKYVLCTDISKDGTLLGPNINLYNEIVKKYPEIFFQASGGISKLKDIKNLKKSGVKDIIIGRAFLEKIFSLKEANLCWQKE, from the coding sequence ATGATTATTCCAGCTATTGATTTAATAAAAGGACAAGTTGTTAGATTACATCAAGGTAAATTTAATTTAAAACGTAAATATTTACATAAACCTTCTTTTTATATTGAAAAATATTTAAAACAAGGAGCAAAAAAAATACACTTAATTGATCTAGATGGTGCAAAAAATCCTAATGAAAAACAAACTTCTTTATTAAAAAATTTATCTAAAATTAATCCTATTCCTATCCAAATAGGAGGAGGAATACGCACTAAGAAAGATATAGATCTTATTTTAAATTTAATACCCAAAGCACAAATTATATTAGGTTCTTCAATTATACAAAATTTTAATAATGTTAAAAAATGGTTTAAATTATACAATCCATATTCTTTAATTTTAGCATTAGATATTAAATTTGATATAAATAATAAAAAAATAATTTTCATTAATGGATGGCAAAATAAAAGTAATGTTATTTTTGAAGATATTATAGAAAAATTTTTAGATTTAGGATTAAAATATGTTTTATGTACTGATATTTCTAAAGATGGTACTTTATTAGGACCTAATATAAATCTTTATAATGAAATTGTTAAAAAATATCCAGAAATATTTTTTCAAGCATCAGGAGGTATATCTAAATTAAAAGATATTAAAAACTTAAAAAAAAGCGGGGTAAAAGATATAATTATTGGAAGAGCTTTTTTAGAAAAAATATTTTCTCTTAAAGAGGCTAATTTATGTTGGCAAAAAGAATAA
- a CDS encoding phosphoglycerate kinase, whose translation MLSITNIDIKNKILLIRSDFNVPIDSKGNINSDIRIKLSLPTIRYALKKGAKIILASHLGRPIEGQYNSLYSLRNIATHLEKILNYKVILEKNYLNGISLKKNTITILENVRFNIGEKNNNKELSKKYASLCDIFVMDAFATSHRMHSSTYGIMNFTKQSCAGLLLINEIKNLKKFLKNPKKPIISIIGGSKISTKFNILKKLAELSDKVIVGGGIANTILSLNNNIGSSLYEPNDVFLAQKIVKKYNNLIIPVDCRVGISFSNDSPVKMKKVNKILRNEKILDIGDETIYLIKNELKKAKTILWNGPVGVFEFKKFRKGTEEIVNAIIKNNIFSIVGGGDTLSAIELFNVFDKISYISTGGGAFLKYIEGNKLPVISTLENTLLKNYI comes from the coding sequence ATGTTAAGTATTACAAATATTGATATTAAAAATAAAATTTTATTAATTAGATCTGACTTTAATGTTCCAATAGATTCAAAAGGTAATATTAATTCTGATATTAGAATCAAATTATCATTACCTACTATTAGATATGCTTTAAAAAAAGGAGCTAAAATTATTTTAGCTTCTCATTTAGGTAGACCTATTGAAGGACAATATAATTCTTTATATTCTTTAAGAAATATTGCTACTCATTTAGAAAAAATTTTAAATTATAAAGTAATTTTAGAAAAAAATTATTTAAATGGGATTAGTTTAAAAAAAAATACAATAACTATTTTAGAAAATGTACGTTTTAATATTGGTGAAAAGAATAATAATAAAGAATTATCTAAAAAATATGCTTCTTTATGTGATATATTTGTAATGGATGCATTTGCTACATCACATCGTATGCATTCATCTACTTATGGAATTATGAATTTTACTAAACAATCTTGTGCTGGATTATTATTAATTAATGAAATAAAAAATCTAAAAAAATTTTTAAAAAATCCTAAAAAACCAATAATATCTATTATTGGTGGTTCTAAAATATCTACTAAATTTAATATTTTAAAAAAATTAGCAGAATTATCAGATAAAGTAATAGTTGGAGGAGGAATAGCAAATACTATTTTATCATTAAATAATAATATTGGTAGTTCATTATATGAACCAAATGATGTTTTTTTAGCTCAAAAAATAGTAAAAAAATATAATAATCTTATTATCCCAGTTGATTGTCGAGTAGGTATTTCATTCTCTAATGATTCTCCAGTAAAAATGAAAAAAGTAAATAAGATATTAAGAAATGAAAAAATTCTTGATATAGGAGATGAAACAATTTATTTAATAAAAAATGAATTAAAAAAAGCAAAAACCATATTATGGAATGGTCCTGTTGGAGTATTTGAGTTTAAAAAATTTAGAAAAGGAACCGAAGAAATAGTTAATGCTATTATTAAAAATAATATTTTTTCAATTGTAGGTGGAGGAGATACTTTATCTGCTATAGAATTATTTAATGTTTTTGATAAAATTTCTTATATTTCTACAGGTGGAGGTGCTTTTTTAAAATATATTGAAGGTAATAAATTACCTGTTATATCAACATTAGAAAATACTTTACTAAAAAATTATATTTAA
- a CDS encoding mechanosensitive ion channel domain-containing protein yields the protein MSKFTSVLDFIKLWIINNKIFIFYQFEHFFLAGMILFFGLWGVKISTRTIKNIFTIRNIDPITIGFLSNVLKYSLTIFVIVSALSSIGLKTSSIFAAFGTIGLVVGLAWQSALANLASGLLIITFRIFKVGDYINIGNVTGKITNVEIFCTLFKTFDGTIISVPNGKILTENIINFSKANEYRNKITLGVSRNLIQEDIHIIKKILLDTMSINNKIIKNSIVNVIIDEITNSSINFTIFFWINDFRNKKEICSDLINILKNNLELYKKSCVLWIHND from the coding sequence ATGAGTAAATTTACTAGTGTATTAGATTTCATAAAATTATGGATTATAAATAATAAAATTTTTATTTTTTATCAATTTGAACATTTTTTTTTGGCAGGTATGATTTTATTTTTTGGATTATGGGGCGTGAAAATTTCTACTAGAACTATCAAAAATATTTTTACTATTAGAAATATAGATCCAATAACAATTGGTTTTCTTTCTAATGTTTTAAAATATAGTTTAACAATATTTGTAATAGTTAGTGCATTAAGTAGTATTGGATTAAAAACATCATCTATCTTTGCCGCATTTGGTACTATAGGATTAGTAGTAGGTTTAGCTTGGCAAAGTGCATTAGCAAATTTAGCATCAGGATTATTAATTATTACTTTTCGAATTTTTAAAGTAGGAGACTATATTAATATAGGTAATGTTACTGGTAAAATAACTAATGTTGAAATTTTTTGTACTCTTTTTAAGACATTTGATGGAACTATTATATCTGTACCTAATGGTAAAATTCTAACAGAAAATATAATAAATTTTTCTAAAGCAAATGAATATCGCAATAAAATTACTTTAGGTGTTTCACGTAATTTAATACAAGAAGATATTCATATTATAAAAAAAATATTACTAGATACAATGTCAATAAATAATAAAATAATAAAAAATTCTATTGTGAACGTTATTATTGATGAAATTACTAACAGTTCTATTAATTTTACTATTTTTTTTTGGATTAATGATTTTCGAAATAAAAAAGAAATTTGTTCAGACTTAATCAATATATTAAAAAATAACTTGGAATTATATAAAAAATCTTGTGTATTATGGATACATAATGATTAA
- the hisH gene encoding imidazole glycerol phosphate synthase subunit HisH translates to MNIVILDTSCGNFYSLKSTIKKIGFNAIITNNEDLILNADKIFLPGVGSAYSAIKKLKNDNLIKLIKNCKKDILGICLGMQILGKYSEENKGINTLGILNYSVRLMNNKNLPIPHMGWNTVNIIKKSPLFKNINTNSYFYFSHSYNINLNNYTIAKTKYENSFSSAIQKNNFFGVQFHPERSGTNGIQLIKNFLQI, encoded by the coding sequence TTGAATATTGTTATTTTAGATACATCTTGTGGTAATTTTTATTCTTTAAAATCTACTATAAAAAAAATAGGATTTAATGCTATTATTACAAATAATGAAGATTTAATTTTAAATGCTGATAAAATTTTTTTACCAGGAGTAGGTTCAGCATATTCTGCAATAAAAAAATTAAAAAATGATAATTTAATAAAATTAATTAAAAATTGTAAAAAAGATATTTTAGGAATATGTTTAGGAATGCAAATTTTAGGTAAATATAGTGAAGAAAATAAAGGAATAAATACTTTAGGAATTTTAAATTATTCAGTTCGTTTAATGAATAATAAAAATTTACCGATCCCACATATGGGATGGAATACAGTAAATATTATAAAAAAATCTCCATTATTTAAAAATATAAATACAAATTCTTATTTTTATTTTTCTCATAGTTATAATATTAATTTAAATAATTATACTATAGCTAAAACAAAATATGAAAACTCATTTAGTTCCGCTATACAAAAAAATAATTTTTTTGGAGTTCAATTTCATCCAGAAAGATCAGGAACTAATGGAATTCAATTAATTAAAAATTTTTTACAAATATGA
- the dnaQ gene encoding DNA polymerase III subunit epsilon: MKKINIRQVVLDTETTGMNFSPPYYLGHRIIEIGIVEIINRNITNNNFHTYLNPKQTISQDAFNIHGISNKFLFDKPIFSDIVNNFLNYITGSELIIHNAQFDINFLNYELSLLKNNLPKIENICKIKDTLKIARNLFPGKRNSLNSLCSRFNLDNSKRYLHGALLDAKILAKIFLLMTTKQNTFKLELLKVKNNNINKKLPFFYKKQIEKKFLIIYASNKELELHKLQLKLIKEKCGFCLWLK; the protein is encoded by the coding sequence ATGAAAAAAATTAATATACGTCAAGTAGTTTTAGATACAGAAACTACAGGTATGAATTTTTCTCCACCATATTATTTAGGTCATCGTATAATAGAAATAGGAATAGTGGAAATTATTAATCGTAATATAACTAATAATAATTTTCATACATATTTAAATCCTAAACAAACTATAAGTCAAGATGCTTTTAATATTCATGGTATTTCTAATAAATTTTTATTTGATAAACCTATTTTTTCTGATATTGTAAATAATTTTTTAAATTATATAACAGGATCAGAATTAATTATTCATAATGCACAATTTGATATTAATTTTTTAAATTACGAATTATCATTATTAAAAAATAATCTACCTAAAATTGAAAATATTTGTAAAATTAAAGATACATTAAAAATAGCTAGAAATCTTTTTCCAGGAAAAAGAAATTCATTAAATTCTTTATGTTCTAGATTTAATTTAGATAATAGTAAACGTTATTTACATGGAGCATTATTAGATGCAAAAATTTTAGCAAAAATTTTTTTATTGATGACTACTAAACAAAATACATTTAAATTAGAATTATTAAAAGTTAAAAATAATAATATTAATAAAAAATTACCATTTTTTTATAAAAAACAAATAGAAAAAAAATTTTTAATTATATACGCTTCTAATAAAGAATTAGAATTACATAAATTACAATTAAAATTAATTAAAGAAAAGTGTGGATTTTGTTTATGGTTAAAATAA
- the hisB gene encoding bifunctional histidinol-phosphatase/imidazoleglycerol-phosphate dehydratase HisB, with translation MLKKILFIDRDGTLISEPKNNYQIDHINKLFFEKNVIIVLSKLKKLSYSFVMVTNQDGLGTKSFSYKNFNIPHNFMLSIFESQNIKFKDILICPHYSYNNCICRKPNITMLKFYLNNNLDKKNSYVIGDRLTDLELAKNIGINGILYNKKKCNWLDILSKLTPIKRYAIIKRVTKETKIFVELFLDKKGKNVINTGINFLNHMLEQIAIHGGFILNIFSEGDLKIDDHHTIEDIAITLGQALSKAIGDKKGINRFGFLLPMDESLAQCSLDLSGRPYLQYYAKFKYQKIGDLNTEMIKHFFYSLSYSMSCNIYLKVIGENDHHKAESLFKAFGCTLKQAIKIVNNIIPSSKGVLD, from the coding sequence ATGTTAAAAAAAATACTTTTCATAGATAGAGATGGTACATTAATATCTGAACCAAAAAATAATTATCAAATTGATCATATAAATAAATTATTTTTTGAAAAAAATGTTATTATTGTACTATCAAAATTAAAAAAATTATCTTATTCATTTGTAATGGTTACAAACCAGGATGGTCTAGGTACTAAATCTTTTTCTTATAAAAATTTTAATATACCTCATAATTTTATGCTTAGTATTTTTGAATCACAAAATATAAAATTTAAAGATATTTTAATTTGTCCTCATTATTCATATAATAATTGTATATGTAGAAAACCAAATATAACAATGTTAAAATTTTATTTAAATAATAACTTAGATAAAAAAAATAGTTATGTTATAGGTGATCGTTTAACTGATTTAGAATTAGCTAAAAATATTGGTATTAATGGTATTTTATATAATAAAAAAAAATGTAATTGGTTAGATATTTTAAGTAAATTAACACCGATTAAAAGATATGCTATAATAAAGAGAGTAACAAAGGAAACTAAAATATTTGTAGAGTTATTTTTAGATAAAAAAGGAAAAAATGTAATTAATACAGGAATTAATTTTTTAAATCATATGTTAGAACAAATAGCAATACATGGAGGCTTTATTTTAAATATTTTTAGTGAAGGAGATTTAAAAATTGATGATCATCATACAATAGAAGATATTGCAATAACATTAGGACAAGCTTTATCCAAAGCTATTGGAGATAAAAAAGGAATTAATAGATTTGGTTTTTTATTACCAATGGATGAATCATTAGCACAATGTTCATTAGATTTATCAGGTAGACCATATTTACAATATTATGCTAAATTTAAATATCAAAAAATTGGTGATTTGAATACTGAAATGATTAAACATTTTTTTTATTCTTTATCTTATTCTATGTCATGTAATATATATTTAAAAGTTATTGGAGAAAATGATCATCATAAAGCTGAAAGTTTGTTTAAAGCATTTGGATGTACTTTAAAACAAGCAATAAAAATTGTAAATAATATTATTCCTAGTTCAAAAGGAGTATTAGATTGA